The following coding sequences lie in one Desulfobacterales bacterium genomic window:
- a CDS encoding ATP-binding cassette domain-containing protein, with product MPVLLNKQRNILQFEDTIFTGTSGVAAASDEVSLSIYGGDLVLIRLARLEQTTAFADACAGIIEPTSGSVRFLGRNWTKLPPDQANALRGRISRVFKTGNWINHLSLMDNILLAQSHHTRRSTRQLCDEAGQLAQLFGLPGLPLGLPGDFTETDLQRAACARAFMGQPSLIVLEEPTSGIFLDIISALMSAVRDVLERGAAVIWLTRKERIWKDQTLPVTRRYRMVANKLMEVTP from the coding sequence ATGCCAGTCCTTCTCAATAAGCAACGCAACATTCTGCAATTTGAAGATACCATTTTCACAGGCACATCCGGGGTGGCCGCTGCGTCTGATGAGGTCAGCCTGAGTATTTATGGCGGTGATCTGGTTTTAATCCGTCTGGCGCGCCTGGAGCAAACAACGGCATTCGCTGATGCTTGTGCTGGAATCATCGAACCCACTAGTGGGTCTGTGCGTTTTCTGGGACGCAATTGGACGAAACTGCCGCCTGACCAGGCCAATGCGCTGCGGGGCCGGATCAGCCGTGTCTTTAAAACCGGAAACTGGATCAACCACCTTTCGCTGATGGATAATATATTGCTGGCCCAATCTCATCATACGCGCAGGTCTACCCGCCAGCTTTGCGATGAGGCCGGGCAGCTGGCACAACTTTTTGGTCTTCCCGGGCTTCCTCTGGGATTGCCCGGTGATTTCACGGAAACCGACCTGCAACGCGCCGCCTGCGCGCGGGCATTTATGGGACAACCTTCGCTGATTGTGTTAGAAGAGCCGACCAGCGGCATTTTCCTTGATATCATATCTGCCCTGATGAGTGCGGTGCGTGATGTGCTCGAACGGGGCGCTGCCGTTATTTGGCTGACAAGAAAAGAGCGCATCTGGAAGGATCAAACCCTGCCTGTAACCCGGCGATATCGAATGGTTGCCAATAAATTGATGGAGGTCACACCGTGA
- a CDS encoding MlaD family protein: MKQRLPQTKFRYTNETVGLFVLLTLLIFVAGLIYSGQIRKWFNPGELLKVVLPDEGLFGLSQGSSVQILGTRAGEVLDIVINPDQKIHAIARIDSEMAVFIRSDSRATIRRTFGIAGDAFLEITRGSGPPLDWEFAVLTVESDRSTSDTLSELIDELRAKVMPLIDDAHTAIIALTSVAQDLQNPDRGVQQLLTNLNSIADRIDRGEGSLGRLLTEDKLIRELENRIAQLGPLLDEAQHIIENVSAFSTEFDIETGDIPKITRSLKTIMASMEGVMADLSETTPHLPKITKNVGDTADTATILVLQLQQVMVELELLIQQLQSHWLFGGRSGQPQQTTNRLSPLEVSP; this comes from the coding sequence GTGAAACAAAGGCTGCCACAGACAAAATTCCGCTATACCAATGAAACGGTCGGGTTGTTTGTGTTGCTCACCTTGCTGATTTTTGTCGCCGGCTTGATTTACTCCGGTCAGATTCGCAAATGGTTTAATCCCGGAGAATTGCTCAAGGTAGTATTGCCCGATGAAGGTCTGTTCGGGCTGTCCCAAGGATCGTCGGTCCAAATTCTGGGAACGCGTGCCGGGGAAGTTTTGGATATTGTCATCAACCCCGATCAAAAGATCCACGCCATCGCCCGTATCGATAGCGAAATGGCGGTTTTTATTCGCAGCGATTCAAGGGCAACCATCCGCCGGACATTCGGCATTGCCGGTGATGCTTTCCTTGAAATTACCCGCGGCAGCGGGCCGCCGCTTGATTGGGAATTTGCTGTTCTGACCGTTGAATCAGATCGCAGCACCAGCGATACACTGTCTGAACTCATTGATGAGCTGCGGGCCAAAGTAATGCCATTGATCGATGATGCCCATACGGCAATCATTGCGCTGACGTCAGTTGCACAAGATTTACAGAATCCTGACAGAGGCGTCCAGCAGCTGCTGACGAATCTGAATTCCATCGCCGACCGGATTGACCGGGGGGAAGGGTCGCTCGGGCGTTTGCTGACCGAGGATAAACTTATTAGGGAGCTGGAAAACCGGATCGCCCAGTTGGGCCCGCTCCTTGATGAAGCCCAACACATAATTGAAAACGTTTCAGCTTTCTCAACCGAATTTGATATCGAAACCGGCGATATCCCCAAAATTACGCGTAGTCTGAAAACAATCATGGCATCCATGGAAGGGGTGATGGCAGATCTAAGCGAGACGACACCGCATCTGCCCAAGATTACCAAAAATGTGGGTGACACTGCGGATACAGCTACGATACTGGTTTTGCAACTGCAGCAGGTGATGGTCGAACTGGAACTGCTGATTCAGCAGCTTCAGTCCCACTGGTTATTCGGCGGTCGCTCAGGCCAACCGCAACAAACAACCAATCGTTTATCGCCGCTGGAGGTCAGTCCATGA